A single genomic interval of Nonomuraea rubra harbors:
- a CDS encoding TetR/AcrR family transcriptional regulator: MTEQKKRRPYSSALRQEQAEATRQKIAAAARELMIRKGYADTTMAEVAREAGVAPQTLYTSCPGGKPALAKLVYDITLAGDARPLPQSDRPEVQAIIDEPDPARKLARYAAMAAGILRRIQPVHRVLRAAAAASPSDAGLQEVLAGIERERLKGSHGPAHHLHALGALRPGLTPARAAEQIYVLTSTENFEKLTEVCGWTEAECEEWLAGILAATLLQA, encoded by the coding sequence ATGACTGAGCAGAAGAAGCGCCGCCCCTACTCCAGCGCTCTCCGGCAGGAGCAGGCCGAGGCCACGCGGCAGAAGATCGCGGCCGCGGCGCGGGAGTTGATGATCAGGAAGGGCTACGCCGACACGACCATGGCCGAGGTCGCCCGCGAGGCCGGCGTGGCACCCCAGACGCTCTACACCTCCTGCCCCGGCGGCAAACCCGCCCTGGCCAAGCTCGTCTACGACATCACGCTGGCCGGCGACGCCCGGCCGCTGCCGCAGAGCGACCGCCCCGAGGTCCAGGCGATCATCGACGAGCCCGACCCCGCCCGCAAGCTGGCCCGGTACGCCGCCATGGCCGCCGGGATCCTCCGCCGCATCCAGCCCGTGCACCGCGTCCTGCGCGCGGCCGCCGCCGCCTCCCCGTCCGACGCGGGGCTCCAGGAGGTCCTGGCCGGCATCGAACGCGAGAGGCTGAAAGGCAGCCACGGGCCGGCCCACCACCTGCACGCGCTCGGGGCCCTGCGGCCGGGCCTCACCCCGGCCAGAGCGGCCGAGCAGATCTACGTCCTGACCTCGACGGAGAACTTCGAGAAGCTGACCGAGGTCTGCGGGTGGACCGAGGCCGAGTGCGAGGAGTGGCTCGCCGGGATCCTCGCGGCCACCCTCCTCCAGGCCTGA